From Variovorax sp. PMC12, the proteins below share one genomic window:
- the mpl gene encoding UDP-N-acetylmuramate:L-alanyl-gamma-D-glutamyl-meso-diaminopimelate ligase, with translation MHIHILGICGTFMGGLAALAREAGHRVTGCDAGVYPPMSDQLRSLGIDLIEGFGADQLELSPDMFVVGNVVSRARLPDGSPKFPLMEAILDAGRPYTSGPQWLAEHVLQGRHVLAVAGTHGKTTTTSMLAWVLEKGGKAPGFLVGGVPLDFGVSARLGDGTAFVIEADEYDTAFFDKRSKFVHYRPRTAVLNNLEFDHADIFDDLAAIERQFHHLVRTVPGTGRLVVNATEESLRHVLSQGCWSELARFGAGGEWQARGSHDAFDVLRQGEVVGRVEWELSGLHNQMNALAAIAAADHVGVPPAEAARALGSFRNVRRRMELRGTVEREGGAIAVYDDFAHHPTAIRTTLDGLRNKLDAAGKKSERILAAFEPRSNTMKLGVMAAQLPWSLESADLSFCHTAGLDWDVAAALAPIGERARLAGAIEPLVKQIVAEARPGDHIVCMSNGGFGGVHDKLLAALKAAAAS, from the coding sequence ACGCCGGCGTGTACCCGCCCATGAGCGACCAGTTGCGCTCGCTCGGCATCGACCTGATCGAAGGCTTCGGCGCCGACCAGCTTGAACTTTCGCCCGACATGTTCGTGGTCGGCAACGTGGTGTCCCGCGCCAGGCTGCCCGACGGGAGCCCCAAGTTCCCCCTGATGGAAGCGATCCTCGACGCCGGCAGGCCCTACACCAGCGGCCCCCAATGGCTGGCCGAGCACGTGCTGCAGGGCCGCCACGTGCTGGCCGTCGCTGGCACACATGGCAAGACGACGACCACTTCGATGCTGGCCTGGGTGCTCGAAAAAGGCGGCAAGGCGCCAGGCTTCCTGGTGGGCGGTGTGCCGCTGGACTTTGGTGTATCAGCCCGGCTGGGCGACGGCACGGCCTTCGTGATCGAGGCCGATGAATATGACACCGCCTTCTTCGACAAGCGCAGCAAGTTCGTTCACTACAGGCCGCGCACCGCGGTGCTGAACAACCTGGAGTTCGATCACGCGGACATCTTCGATGATCTTGCCGCCATCGAACGGCAATTCCATCACCTTGTGCGCACGGTGCCCGGCACCGGCCGGCTGGTGGTGAACGCCACTGAAGAGAGCCTGCGGCATGTGCTGAGCCAGGGCTGCTGGAGCGAGCTCGCGCGCTTCGGCGCCGGCGGTGAGTGGCAGGCACGCGGCTCGCACGACGCCTTCGACGTGTTGCGCCAAGGCGAAGTGGTCGGGCGGGTCGAGTGGGAGCTCTCCGGACTGCACAACCAGATGAACGCGCTCGCTGCCATCGCCGCGGCCGACCATGTGGGCGTGCCGCCCGCCGAAGCGGCGCGCGCGCTCGGCAGCTTCCGCAACGTGCGCCGGCGCATGGAACTGCGGGGCACCGTCGAACGCGAGGGCGGAGCCATCGCCGTCTACGACGACTTTGCCCATCACCCGACGGCCATCCGCACGACGCTCGACGGCCTGCGCAACAAGCTCGATGCCGCCGGCAAGAAGAGCGAGCGCATCCTCGCGGCCTTCGAACCGCGCAGCAACACGATGAAGCTGGGCGTCATGGCGGCGCAGTTGCCCTGGAGCCTGGAGTCGGCCGACCTGTCGTTCTGCCATACGGCCGGGCTCGACTGGGACGTCGCCGCCGCGCTGGCGCCGATAGGCGAGCGCGCCCGGCTGGCAGGAGCCATCGAACCGCTGGTGAAGCAGATCGTGGCCGAGGCGCGGCCGGGCGATCACATCGTCTGCATGAGCAACGGCGGTTTCGGCGGTGTGCACGACAAACTGCTTGCGGCGCTGAAGGCCGCGGCGGCATCATGA
- a CDS encoding cupin domain-containing protein, translating into MALTAPPSRAQELIETLKLQPHPEGGWYKEVFRSAAMVSPADGRAARNALTSIYFLLEANQQSRWHRVLSDEAWVYLEGVPLALWTCDAEMRTAPAHVKLGPVDAHGTRPQHVVLAGQWQAARPIQSHSAGDCTLVACMVGPGFDFADFSMVPPDSDEAASMRHHWPDLAGML; encoded by the coding sequence ATGGCCCTCACCGCTCCTCCGTCCCGCGCGCAAGAACTGATCGAGACCCTGAAGCTTCAGCCGCACCCCGAAGGCGGCTGGTACAAGGAAGTGTTCCGCTCGGCGGCGATGGTGTCGCCAGCCGACGGCCGTGCAGCCCGCAATGCGCTGACCAGCATCTACTTCCTGCTGGAAGCCAACCAGCAGTCACGCTGGCACCGGGTGCTGTCGGACGAGGCCTGGGTGTATCTGGAAGGGGTACCGCTGGCGCTCTGGACCTGCGACGCCGAGATGCGGACCGCACCGGCCCACGTGAAGCTGGGCCCGGTCGATGCCCACGGCACGCGGCCGCAGCACGTGGTGCTTGCCGGCCAGTGGCAGGCCGCGCGCCCGATCCAGAGCCACTCGGCGGGCGACTGCACGCTGGTTGCGTGCATGGTCGGACCGGGCTTCGACTTTGCCGATTTCTCGATGGTGCCGCCCGACAGCGACGAGGCTGCGTCGATGCGGCACCACTGGCCCGACCTGGCCGGCATGCTCTAG
- a CDS encoding 3-deoxy-7-phosphoheptulonate synthase — protein MSTNTAPASDSWYASVEKTSKTDDERIKDINVLPPPEHLIRFFPIRGTPVETLIEGTRRSIHNIMAGKDDRLLVIMGPCSIHDPAAALEYARRLKVEREKYAGTLEIVMRVYFEKPRTTVGWKGLINDPYLDESFRIDEGLRIARQLLIDINRMGLPAGSEFLDVISPQYIGDLIAWGAIGARTTESQVHRELASGLSAPIGFKNGTDGNIRIATDAIQAAARGHHFLSVHKNGQVAIVQTNGNPDCHVILRGGKAPNYDAASVEAACKDLQAAKLPPTLMVDCSHANSSKQHQKQIDVAKEVAAQIAGGSNRVFGVMVESHLQAGAQKFTPGKDELSGLEYGKSITDACLGWEDSMQVLDTLSQAVKRRRG, from the coding sequence ATGAGCACGAACACTGCCCCCGCCAGCGACAGCTGGTATGCGAGCGTCGAAAAAACCAGCAAGACCGACGACGAACGCATCAAGGACATCAACGTGCTGCCCCCTCCCGAACATCTGATCCGCTTCTTCCCGATCCGCGGCACGCCTGTCGAAACCCTGATCGAAGGCACCCGCCGCAGCATCCACAACATCATGGCGGGCAAGGACGATCGGCTGCTGGTGATCATGGGGCCGTGCTCCATCCACGACCCGGCCGCGGCGCTCGAATACGCCCGCCGCCTGAAGGTCGAGCGCGAAAAATACGCCGGCACGCTGGAAATCGTGATGCGCGTGTACTTCGAGAAGCCGCGCACCACGGTCGGCTGGAAGGGCCTGATCAACGACCCGTACCTCGACGAAAGCTTCCGCATCGACGAAGGCCTGCGCATCGCGCGCCAGCTGCTGATCGACATCAACCGCATGGGCCTGCCGGCGGGCAGCGAGTTCCTCGACGTGATCTCGCCGCAGTACATCGGCGACCTGATCGCCTGGGGCGCCATCGGCGCGCGCACCACCGAAAGCCAGGTGCACCGCGAGCTGGCCTCGGGCCTGTCGGCGCCGATCGGCTTCAAGAACGGCACCGACGGCAACATCCGCATCGCCACCGACGCCATCCAGGCGGCGGCGCGCGGCCATCACTTCCTGTCGGTGCACAAGAACGGCCAGGTCGCGATCGTGCAGACCAACGGCAACCCCGACTGCCACGTCATCCTGCGCGGCGGCAAGGCGCCCAACTACGACGCCGCCAGCGTCGAGGCCGCCTGCAAGGACCTCCAGGCCGCCAAGCTGCCGCCCACACTGATGGTCGACTGCAGCCACGCCAACAGCTCGAAGCAGCACCAGAAGCAGATCGACGTGGCGAAGGAAGTCGCCGCGCAGATCGCCGGCGGTTCGAATCGCGTGTTCGGCGTGATGGTCGAAAGCCACCTGCAGGCCGGTGCCCAGAAGTTCACGCCGGGCAAGGACGAGCTGTCGGGCCTCGAATACGGCAAGAGCATCACCGATGCGTGCCTGGGCTGGGAAGATTCGATGCAGGTGCTCGACACGCTGTCGCAGGCGGTCAAGCGGCGCCGGGGCTGA
- the tldD gene encoding metalloprotease TldD gives MISREPTIERLATAQQLLLTPFGLDESHLSKALAEITAHRVDDADLYFQYTRSEGWSLEEGIVKTGSFSIDQGVGVRAVSGEKTAFAYSDDISEASLLDAARTVRSISSAGRTGRVKTATRKIASSRSLYDGIDPISTLDSTAKVKLLEKVEKLARSRDPRVAQVMAGLASEYDVVLVARADGTLAADVRPLVRLSVTVIAEQNGRREIGSGGGGGRFGLAYFSDEQIAEYVDHAVKAALTNLDARPAPAGEMTVVLGSGWPGILLHEAIGHGLEGDFNRKGSSAFSGRIGQRVAAKGVTVLDDGTIADRRGSLNVDDEGNASQRNVLIEDGILKGYIQDSLNARLMKVKPTGNGRRESYAHVPMPRMTNTYMLGGDKDPKEIVASIKKGLYATNFGGGQVDITSGKFVFSASEAYWVENGKIQYPVKGATIVGNGPDALTRVTMIGNDMALDSGVGTCGKEGQSVPVGVGQPTLRIDGLTVGGTA, from the coding sequence ATGATCTCTCGCGAACCCACCATCGAGCGCCTCGCCACGGCGCAACAGCTCCTTCTCACGCCGTTCGGGCTCGACGAATCGCACCTGAGCAAGGCCTTGGCCGAGATCACCGCGCACCGGGTGGACGACGCCGACCTGTACTTCCAGTACACCCGAAGCGAAGGCTGGAGCCTCGAAGAGGGCATCGTCAAGACCGGCAGCTTCAGCATCGACCAGGGCGTCGGCGTGCGCGCGGTCAGCGGCGAGAAGACCGCCTTTGCCTACTCCGACGACATTTCCGAAGCCTCGCTGCTCGACGCGGCGCGCACGGTGCGCTCGATTTCTTCGGCGGGCCGCACCGGCCGCGTGAAGACGGCGACCCGCAAGATCGCTTCGAGCCGTTCGCTCTACGACGGCATCGACCCCATCTCCACGCTCGACAGCACCGCCAAGGTCAAGCTGCTCGAGAAGGTCGAGAAACTGGCGCGTTCGCGCGATCCGCGCGTGGCGCAGGTCATGGCCGGCCTCGCGAGCGAATACGACGTGGTGCTGGTGGCGCGCGCTGACGGCACCCTGGCCGCCGACGTACGTCCGCTGGTGCGGCTTTCGGTCACGGTGATCGCCGAGCAGAACGGCCGCCGCGAAATCGGCTCCGGCGGCGGCGGCGGGCGCTTCGGCCTGGCCTACTTCTCCGACGAGCAGATCGCCGAGTACGTGGACCACGCCGTGAAGGCCGCCCTGACCAACCTCGACGCGCGTCCGGCACCCGCCGGCGAAATGACCGTGGTGCTCGGCTCCGGCTGGCCCGGCATCCTGCTGCACGAAGCCATCGGCCACGGCCTCGAGGGCGACTTCAACCGCAAGGGCTCGAGCGCGTTCTCGGGCCGCATCGGCCAGCGCGTGGCCGCCAAGGGCGTGACGGTGCTCGACGACGGCACCATCGCCGACCGCCGCGGCTCGCTCAACGTCGACGACGAGGGCAACGCCAGCCAGCGCAACGTGCTGATCGAGGACGGTATCCTCAAGGGCTACATCCAGGACTCGCTCAACGCCCGCCTCATGAAGGTCAAGCCCACCGGCAACGGCCGCCGCGAGAGCTACGCCCACGTGCCGATGCCGCGCATGACCAACACCTACATGCTCGGCGGCGACAAGGACCCGAAGGAAATCGTCGCGAGCATCAAGAAGGGCCTGTACGCCACCAACTTCGGCGGCGGGCAGGTCGACATCACGAGCGGCAAGTTCGTGTTCTCGGCCAGCGAGGCCTACTGGGTCGAGAACGGCAAGATCCAATACCCGGTGAAGGGCGCGACCATCGTGGGCAACGGCCCCGACGCGCTCACCCGCGTGACCATGATCGGCAACGACATGGCGCTCGACTCCGGCGTGGGCACCTGCGGCAAGGAAGGCCAGAGCGTGCCGGTGGGCGTGGGCCAGCCCACCCTGCGCATCGACGGCCTGACGGTAGGTGGAACGGCTTAG
- the rodA gene encoding rod shape-determining protein RodA: protein MSAVFNQPSLARRIAPIFQGFDGFLAFAVLLLAFAGLLTMYSSGYDHGSRFVDHGRNMLLAGFIMFVVAQVPPQKLMLAAVPLYATGVALLVAVALFGITKKGAQRWINLGMVIQPSEILKIAMPLMLAWWFQRREGQLRPLDFVVATVLLAVPVGLIMKQPDLGTSLLVLAAGLAVIFFAGLPWKLIVPPVVIGAVAITLIVSFESRLCADGVDWRVLHDYQKQRVCTLLDPSKDPLGKGFHIIQGMIAIGSGGVGGKGFMQGTQTHLEFIPERTTDFIFAAYSEEFGLMGNLALIAAFILLIFRGLAIATNATTLFSRLLAGAVTMIFFTYAFVNMGMVSGILPVVGVPLPFISYGGTAMVTLGLGLGILMSIARARKLAQN from the coding sequence ATGTCTGCCGTGTTCAATCAGCCCTCCCTGGCGCGTCGCATCGCGCCCATCTTCCAGGGCTTCGACGGCTTTCTGGCCTTTGCCGTGCTGCTGCTCGCGTTCGCCGGATTGCTGACCATGTATTCGTCCGGTTACGACCATGGTTCCCGTTTCGTCGACCATGGCCGCAACATGCTGCTCGCCGGTTTCATCATGTTCGTGGTGGCGCAGGTGCCGCCGCAGAAGCTAATGCTGGCGGCCGTGCCGCTCTATGCGACAGGGGTGGCGCTGCTGGTGGCGGTGGCGCTCTTTGGCATCACCAAGAAGGGCGCCCAGCGCTGGATCAACCTGGGCATGGTGATCCAGCCCAGCGAAATTTTGAAGATCGCGATGCCGCTGATGCTGGCGTGGTGGTTCCAGCGCCGCGAAGGCCAGTTGCGGCCGCTCGATTTCGTGGTGGCGACGGTGCTGCTGGCGGTGCCGGTCGGGCTCATCATGAAGCAGCCCGACCTGGGCACATCGCTGCTGGTGCTGGCGGCCGGCCTGGCGGTGATCTTCTTCGCGGGGCTGCCCTGGAAGCTGATCGTGCCGCCGGTAGTGATCGGTGCGGTGGCCATCACGCTGATCGTGAGTTTCGAATCGCGGCTGTGCGCCGACGGCGTCGACTGGCGCGTGCTGCACGACTACCAGAAGCAGCGCGTGTGCACGCTGCTCGACCCCAGCAAGGACCCGCTGGGCAAGGGCTTCCACATCATCCAGGGCATGATCGCCATCGGCTCCGGCGGCGTGGGCGGCAAGGGCTTCATGCAGGGCACGCAGACGCACCTCGAATTCATTCCCGAGCGCACCACCGACTTCATCTTCGCGGCCTATTCCGAGGAATTCGGGCTCATGGGCAACCTGGCGCTCATTGCGGCCTTCATCCTGCTGATCTTCCGCGGGCTGGCCATCGCGACCAACGCCACCACGCTGTTCTCGCGCCTGCTGGCGGGGGCGGTGACGATGATCTTCTTCACCTACGCCTTCGTGAACATGGGCATGGTCAGCGGCATCCTGCCGGTGGTGGGCGTGCCGCTGCCGTTCATCAGCTACGGCGGCACGGCCATGGTGACGCTGGGGCTGGGGCTGGGCATCCTGATGTCGATCGCCCGGGCCAGGAAGCTGGCGCAGAACTGA
- a CDS encoding sensor histidine kinase: MVPKLVSSLLSFLLALLLSGIATVVAASAPEQPLELTQGSVTTSVDGVKRTGPVELSYHWDRQHIGRPGFATFDLPFTLEAAPQTPWGIFIPRVGNVFEVQLNDALLQVYGDLDRGNDADYAKAPIYIPVPGRLLKPGENHLQIRLRADSGRRAGLSHVTIGPAAQVRTELFESAYAWRFTGSVLLAAFSLIVGGIALALWLTQVETGADGRPRREGIYFWAALAEFCWAVRVADGVIAEPPLTWGVWGVLMAICYAGWVVSVMMFGCHIAGWGSDRRFRWVRWPMAAIVAGTAIFTTLALQREEPMWLTGWLAVEIVLVVALVSAFAIATVRRPNTEQLLVAGAALVTVAFAARDWLVIRLSDAYGETTWVRYSSVFFGVALLLIVLRRFHAATAQARGSVAALAEQVAQRERELAATYAELEAAARDQARTHERERILRDMHDGVGSHISSAIRQLQSGQTSPGDLLRTLRDSLDQLKLSIDSIHLPPGDVGALLAALRYRLEPRLAAAGIEFEWAVDEVDPVDRLDAQTMRQLQFLLFEAISNVLQHAQATVLRLEADMRGKTVQVRVIDNGKGYDASQVPRALAERAGAIGARLAVESRPGRTVVQLAFD; this comes from the coding sequence ATGGTGCCGAAGCTGGTGTCGTCGCTGCTTTCGTTTCTCCTGGCGCTGCTCCTGTCGGGCATCGCCACGGTGGTGGCCGCGAGCGCGCCGGAGCAGCCGCTGGAACTGACGCAAGGCTCGGTCACGACCTCGGTGGACGGCGTCAAGCGCACCGGGCCGGTCGAGCTTTCCTACCACTGGGACCGGCAGCACATCGGACGCCCTGGCTTCGCGACCTTCGACCTGCCGTTCACGCTCGAGGCCGCGCCCCAGACCCCGTGGGGCATCTTCATTCCGCGCGTGGGCAATGTGTTCGAAGTGCAGCTCAACGACGCGCTGCTGCAGGTCTACGGCGACCTGGACCGCGGCAACGATGCCGACTACGCGAAGGCGCCGATCTACATCCCCGTGCCGGGCCGCCTGCTGAAGCCGGGCGAGAACCACCTGCAGATCCGCCTTCGCGCCGACAGCGGCCGGCGCGCGGGCCTCTCGCACGTGACCATCGGCCCGGCCGCGCAGGTGCGCACGGAGCTGTTCGAAAGCGCCTACGCCTGGCGCTTCACCGGCTCGGTGCTGCTGGCCGCGTTCAGCCTGATCGTCGGCGGCATCGCGCTGGCGCTCTGGCTCACGCAGGTCGAGACCGGTGCGGACGGCCGGCCGCGCCGCGAAGGCATTTATTTCTGGGCCGCGCTGGCCGAGTTCTGCTGGGCCGTCCGGGTGGCCGACGGCGTGATCGCCGAGCCGCCGCTGACCTGGGGCGTCTGGGGCGTGCTGATGGCCATCTGCTATGCGGGCTGGGTGGTCTCGGTGATGATGTTCGGCTGCCACATCGCCGGCTGGGGCAGCGACCGCCGCTTCCGCTGGGTGCGCTGGCCAATGGCCGCCATCGTGGCCGGCACGGCGATTTTCACGACGCTGGCGCTGCAGCGCGAGGAGCCGATGTGGCTCACCGGCTGGCTCGCGGTGGAAATCGTGCTGGTCGTCGCGCTGGTGAGCGCCTTCGCCATCGCGACCGTGCGCCGCCCGAACACCGAGCAACTGCTGGTGGCCGGCGCCGCGCTGGTGACGGTGGCGTTCGCCGCGCGCGACTGGCTGGTCATACGGCTGAGCGACGCCTACGGCGAGACCACGTGGGTGCGCTATTCGTCGGTGTTCTTCGGCGTGGCCCTGCTGCTGATCGTGCTGCGGCGCTTCCATGCGGCGACGGCGCAGGCGCGCGGTTCCGTGGCGGCGCTGGCCGAGCAGGTGGCCCAGCGCGAACGCGAACTGGCCGCGACCTATGCGGAGCTCGAAGCCGCGGCGCGCGACCAGGCGCGCACCCACGAGCGCGAGCGAATCCTGCGCGACATGCACGACGGCGTGGGCTCGCACATCAGCTCGGCGATCCGCCAGCTTCAGTCGGGCCAGACCAGCCCGGGCGACCTGCTGCGCACGCTGCGCGATTCGCTCGACCAGCTCAAGCTGTCGATCGACTCCATCCACCTGCCGCCTGGCGACGTCGGCGCCTTGCTCGCGGCACTGCGCTACCGGCTGGAGCCCCGGCTGGCGGCCGCCGGCATCGAGTTCGAATGGGCGGTGGACGAGGTGGACCCCGTGGACCGGCTCGACGCCCAGACCATGCGGCAACTGCAGTTCCTGCTGTTCGAGGCCATATCGAACGTCCTGCAGCACGCCCAGGCCACGGTGCTGCGGCTCGAGGCCGACATGCGCGGCAAGACGGTGCAGGTGCGGGTGATCGACAACGGCAAGGGCTATGACGCCTCCCAGGTGCCGAGGGCGCTGGCGGAGCGCGCCGGGGCCATCGGCGCGCGCCTGGCGGTCGAAAGCCGACCGGGCCGCACGGTCGTTCAGCTGGCTTTCGATTGA
- a CDS encoding response regulator transcription factor, translating into MNIEAQDDGALRRWGVLVVEDDSRARAFFEASVQRSPRLFWLGSAGSVQEARAWLARTATIPDVLLVDLGMPDGTGLDVIRDAVARFPGCEPLVVSVFGDEENVLASIEAGAVGYIHKDAAPEDIAQTIVEMKAGASPISPMIARRVLAKYRSLQSSAASAVGGAEVPGGAPEAPAEESDRGLLSGREHEVLTLIARGFSYAEIARLKGLSVHTVQTHIKNLYGKLAVHSKSEAVFEATRLGLLSHPG; encoded by the coding sequence ATGAACATCGAGGCTCAGGACGACGGGGCGCTACGCCGGTGGGGCGTGCTCGTCGTCGAAGACGACAGCCGCGCGCGCGCTTTTTTCGAGGCCAGCGTGCAGCGCAGCCCACGCCTTTTCTGGCTCGGCAGCGCAGGTAGCGTGCAGGAGGCGCGGGCCTGGCTGGCGCGCACCGCGACGATTCCCGACGTGCTGCTGGTCGACCTCGGCATGCCCGACGGCACCGGGCTGGACGTGATCCGCGACGCCGTCGCGCGCTTTCCCGGCTGCGAGCCGCTGGTGGTGTCGGTCTTCGGCGACGAGGAGAACGTGCTCGCCAGCATCGAGGCCGGTGCTGTGGGCTACATCCACAAGGACGCCGCGCCCGAGGACATCGCGCAGACCATCGTCGAAATGAAGGCCGGCGCGTCGCCGATCTCGCCCATGATCGCGCGGCGCGTGCTGGCCAAGTACCGCAGCCTGCAGTCGTCGGCGGCGAGCGCCGTCGGCGGCGCCGAGGTCCCGGGCGGCGCGCCCGAGGCGCCCGCCGAGGAGTCCGACCGCGGCTTGCTGTCGGGACGTGAACACGAGGTGCTGACGCTGATCGCGCGCGGCTTCTCTTATGCGGAGATCGCCCGGCTCAAGGGGCTGAGCGTCCATACGGTGCAGACTCACATCAAGAACCTCTACGGAAAGCTTGCGGTGCATTCCAAGAGCGAGGCCGTCTTCGAAGCGACGCGCCTCGGTCTGCTGTCTCATCCGGGCTGA
- a CDS encoding YqiA/YcfP family alpha/beta fold hydrolase, which translates to MDPQTTHLLYLHGFRSSPQSTKARIMADRVARRHPNLQWWCPQLPPSPHDAIDMVMKGIAHWPRKSMAVVGSSLGGFYATYVAGMTRCRAVLLNPAVHPARDLTRYIGDQTVWHDPAEHFYFRPEYIHELRAMEVGQLTRPERVFAIIAKGDEALDWHEMSARYPDSNIKLLEGSDHALSDFEKAHLDDVMAFINPV; encoded by the coding sequence ATGGATCCGCAAACCACTCACCTGCTGTATCTGCACGGCTTCCGCTCCTCGCCTCAGTCCACGAAGGCCCGGATCATGGCGGACCGCGTGGCGCGGCGCCACCCGAACCTGCAGTGGTGGTGCCCGCAGCTGCCGCCTTCTCCGCACGATGCGATCGACATGGTGATGAAGGGCATCGCGCACTGGCCGCGCAAGTCGATGGCGGTGGTGGGCTCTTCGCTCGGCGGCTTCTATGCCACGTACGTGGCCGGCATGACGCGCTGCCGCGCCGTGCTGCTCAATCCGGCGGTACACCCCGCGCGCGACCTCACGCGCTACATCGGCGACCAGACTGTCTGGCACGACCCGGCCGAGCACTTCTACTTCCGCCCCGAATACATCCACGAGCTGCGCGCCATGGAAGTCGGCCAGCTCACGCGGCCCGAACGCGTGTTCGCGATCATCGCCAAGGGCGACGAAGCCCTCGACTGGCACGAGATGTCCGCGCGCTACCCGGACAGCAACATCAAGCTGCTCGAGGGCAGCGACCATGCGCTGTCGGACTTCGAGAAGGCGCATCTCGACGACGTGATGGCTTTCATCAATCCGGTCTAG